The bacterium genomic interval CCCTGACAGTGGCCCATCCCGGCCCGGGTCAGGCGCTTGACCTCGTCGGCGGTGGTGGCGCCCTGTTCGATGGCGGCCAGGACCTCGGACTCGGTGATGTCCTCGCAGCGGCAGACTATTTTGTCGGTGTTGTTTGCCATAGATTTAAATAA includes:
- a CDS encoding (2Fe-2S)-binding protein; this encodes MANNTDKIVCRCEDITESEVLAAIEQGATTADEVKRLTRAGMGHCQGRTCRRLVNQMLARALGQKPETQRPITQRAPLQPLTLKALAEYKES